In Malus sylvestris chromosome 15, drMalSylv7.2, whole genome shotgun sequence, a single genomic region encodes these proteins:
- the LOC126603306 gene encoding uncharacterized protein LOC126603306: MTKFRKLNRPTGHRMSMLRTMVSQLVKHERIETTVSKAKEIRREADKMVQLGKNGSLCAARRAAAFVRGDDVLHKLFTELAYRYKDRVGGYTRLLRTRIRVGDAAPMAYIEFIDRENELRQSKLPAPQPPERVPLDPWARSKLCKQFAPPKEDKSS, encoded by the exons ATGACGAAGTTCAGGAAGCTAAACCGACCCACGGGTCACCGCATGTCCATGCTCAG GACGATGGTGTCGCAGTTGGTGAAACATGAGCGCATTGAGACCACTGTTTCCAAG GCCAAAGAGATCCGACGCGAGGCTGATAAAATGGTGCAGCTTGGGAAAAAT GGCTCCTTGTGTGCCGCAAGGCGTGCTGCTGCTTTTGTCCGTGGGGATGATGTACTTCACAAGCTATTTACAGAACTGGCGTATCGATACAA GGATCGAGTAGGCGGATACACAAGACTACTTCGGACTCGTATACGAGTTGGTGATGCTGCACCTATGGCCTATATTGA GTTCATCGACAGAGAAAATGAGCTCAGACAATCAAAACTACCAGCCCCTCAACCACCAGAGAGAGTTCCTTTAGATCCTTGGGCAAGATCCAAGCTTTGCAAGCAGTTTGCACCTCCTAAAGAAGATAAGAGCTCTTAG